The Blastocatellia bacterium genomic interval GAAGCACAAAAGCTAGCTTAAGTAATTTTAATAGATAAAATTTTAGAAAATAAAAATCGGGTGGATAAATAACACCCGATTTTTTTATGTATTGTTAGTTTATAGCTTATGACAAAATCCTTAGAAGTAATAGAAGCAATTTTGGTGATTTCTCCACATCCTGATGATTTAGAAATTGCTATGGGAGGGACGGTAGCCAAAGAAATTGCTCAAGGTAAAAAGGTAATTTCTATAGTTTTAACTGATGGGCGACGTTCCCAACGCTCATTTGTTTGCAGTGATGAAGAGATAGCAAAAATTCGTCAGCAGGAAGTTAGAGAAGCTGCACAAGTGTTGGGAATAAGTAAGTTATATAATTTAGAACTAGAAGATTTACATACATCAGAAAATCAGGAAAAATTAAATAAACAATTATCAAAATTAATAAAACAATATAAGCCTAAAGAAATTTATCTGCCTCATCCAGAATTAGATCGTCATCCAACACACCAACTAGCAGCAAGACTAGTTTTTAAGCTAATAGAAGAATTAATAAATAATAATAAAGACAATGATTTAGCTACAGTAAAAATTTGGGCATATGAAGTTTGGGGACTTTTTGCTAATTGGGATTTAGAAGTAGATATTAGCGATTTTGCAGAAAAAAAACTTGCCGCTATCAACTGCCATAAAAGTCAAATAAAAGATCTTGCTTATAGTGAAGGTGTGTTAGGCTTAAACCGTTGGCGTGCTGTATTTAGCAATCCTCATAGTATATCTAAAACGACCTACAAGGAAGTTTTTATAAAATTAAAATAACAAAAGTAAAAAATCAGCTAGAAAAAGTTTCTTTTCGCTAGTTTACACTTGACGCATTTGCCCAAGTACAGAGATTATTTAATTTCACCCCAAGAAAAATCCTTAAATTAAATTTATATGGAGTAAAAATGGCTACAGATAAAAATGAGCTATCAAGTAATGTCGCATTTAAGCCTTATATCAGTGCCAAAGAAATAATTGCAGAAATGACCCCTAGAGCTTTGCTTTTAGGAGCATTATTTGGCATTTTATTTGGTGCTTCGTCTGTATATTTAGCATTAAAAGTTGGTTTAACTGTTAGTGCTTCAGTACCAATTGCAGTGCTTTCTATTACGGTTTTACGCTTATTTGGTCGAGCAACAATTTTAGAAAATAATATTGTACAAACTACTGGATCGGCTGGTGAGTCAATTGCAGCGGGTGTTGTATTTACTTTGCCAGCATTACTTATATTAGGACTAGATTTAGATGTAACACGAACCTCATTAATTGCTCTAACAGGCGGGTGTTTAGGTGTTTTGCTAATGATACCGCTTAGACGTTCATTAATTGTAAAAGAGCATGGAAACCTAGCCTACCCAGAAGGCACAGCTTGTGCTGAAGTGCTGGTAGTAGGTGAAAAAGGCGGCACAGATGCTAAAACCGTGTTTTTAGGTTTTGGTGTTGCCTTCTTTTACAAACTTCTTATGGTCGGTGCTAGATTATGGAATGAAGCCCCAAGTAAAGTATTAGGTTGGTATCAAAATGCTCGTATTTCTGCGGAAATTTCTCCTGAACTCTTGGGAGTTGGTTATATTATCGGGCCAAAAGTTGCTTCTCATATGGTTGGCGGCGGTATGTTAGCAGCACTAGTAATGATTCCTACCGTAAAATTTTTTGGTGCTGGCTGGGTAAATCCTCTTTTTCCAGAATCTGTTAAATTAATTGCTGATATGAGTGCTGGAGAAATTCAAGATCGTTATGTTAGATATATTGCTGCTGGTGCTGTTGCAACAGGTGGTGTTATTAGTCTACTTAAATCACTTCCAACAATTGTTAATGCACTAAAAGCTAGTGTAAATGATTTTCGTGGCATTCAAGACGTAGGTGGTCAAGAACGTACCGCAAAAGATATGCCTATTGCTTATGTTGGAGTTGGCATAGTCGTTTTATTAGTAGCTTTAGTTCTATTACCACAGCTAGAAATAGATATTATTTCTGCTGCATTAATTTTAGTATTTGGGTTTTTATTTGTAACTGTTAGCTCTCGTATTACGGGCCAAATAGGTGCTTCATCTAACCCGATTTCAGGTATGACAATTGCTACATTGCTTTTTACTTCATTGATTTTCTTGATTTTAGGTCGTGCTGGTGCAGAACAAAGAATAGTTGCTTTAACTGTTGGCGCAATTGTTTGTGTTGCAGCCGCTAATGCTGGTGCAACCTCTCAAGACTTAAAAACAGGCTTTTTAGTTGGTGCAACACCAAGAAATCAACAACTAGGCTTATTAGTTGGTGCTACAACTTCAGCTTTAGCAATAGGTCTAACCTTAACGTTCTTTAATAATTCAGCAGTAAACTTGTTACCTGTTTATTATCCAGAATTTAAGATTCCAGCAGAGCAAAAAATTGGTGAAGTTTGGAATGATACTATAAAGCCCGAAGATGGAAAGACTTACCGTACTTTAAGTTTACCTGTGGAATATGGAGATGGTAAAGGTGGCAAAGTTGCAGCAGGAAAATACTTAGTTGATGACAAGGGCGAACTACATTTCTTTGTTAATCCTGGTGTAGGTGGTGAAACTAGCCAATTAATTAAACCTAATGCTGAAGTTGCAGCCAAGACTTTTGTTGAAGGAACGGATGCAGGCGTTAAAAAAATAGGCCCTGCACGTGGTTTAGACGATAAACTTTATAGCTTGGTTACAGTCACACAAGCAAACAATCCAACAGAACCTCTAAAAGTATTAGTTGATGATGCAGGAAAACCTGCTTATGTGATTGATGGAAAAATTACTAAATATCCTGCTCCAAAAGCTGCTTTAATGGGAATTTTAGTTGATGGAGTGTTAACACAAAGACTTCCTTGGTCACTTATTTTAATAGGTGTTTTTATTTCCTTAACTCTTGAAATGATAGGCGTTGCTGCTTTACCTGTAGCAGTTGGAATGTATTTACCAATATCTACTTCTTCAACAATTTTTGTTGGTGGTGCTGTTCGCGCACTTGTAGAAAGAGTTCGTCGTCGTGAAGGTCAAGGAGAACAAACTATGGTAGAAGAAGAAACCGGACGAGGCGTGTTATTTAGCTCAGGTTTAATTGCTGGTGGTGCAATTGCTGGGTTAGCTTATGCTTCTTTAGCAATACTAAAAGTAAGTGACTCATTTGCTATTGGGCCTAAGATTTTAGGAGAACATTTAGCAGAAAATAATATTATCGCCTTAGTTATATTTGGCTTGTTGGCAGGCTTGCTATTTATGGTAGCAAAGCAAAATAGCAATCAAAGTAAGTAGTTAAAGCAATTAAAGTAATAAATGAATCTACTTTATAAGTTATTGAAAATAAAGAAGAATCTTTGATGCTCTGTAAGGGTATATGATAAAAGCCCAGTGATTTATCGCTGGGCTTTTATTTTTAATGTAGAGCAAAATAAAATAACCAGAAAGCTTAAAACTTTCTGGTTATTTAAGGGTTTATCTTTTTTAAGAATAAATAAGGTTACTTGACGGAAGCAGTATCAACACGGAAGGTTGTGATAAGGCTGCTGTCAGTGGCAACACGGAATTGAATGCGGACGGTTTGACCAGCAAAGCTAGCTAAACTAAAGCTTCTTTGTGTATAGGCAGTAGAAGAAGCAGTTTTGTTTAAGTTGCTAAATGTTCCTAATGTGCCAAGTAAAGCTCCTGATGTACTACGAACTTCAACAAACAATCTATCATATTGAGTTGTAGTTGTAGTTTCAGCAGATGTTACATTAAGGAAGAAAGTTAATGTTTTACCTGCACCACTTGGGAGTGCTATTTGTTGATATGTTTGGCCTGTTACGCTATTTGCGCTGCCAAAATAAGCATATCCTGTTCCTAAGTGTGGTGAAGCTCCATTTGCAATATATAATGCTCCGCTTCCACTTCCTACCCAAGGTGTTAAGCTGGTTTCAAATCCACCATTAGTAAGTAATTCTGTAGCACCACCAGCA includes:
- a CDS encoding PIG-L family deacetylase, which gives rise to MTKSLEVIEAILVISPHPDDLEIAMGGTVAKEIAQGKKVISIVLTDGRRSQRSFVCSDEEIAKIRQQEVREAAQVLGISKLYNLELEDLHTSENQEKLNKQLSKLIKQYKPKEIYLPHPELDRHPTHQLAARLVFKLIEELINNNKDNDLATVKIWAYEVWGLFANWDLEVDISDFAEKKLAAINCHKSQIKDLAYSEGVLGLNRWRAVFSNPHSISKTTYKEVFIKLK
- a CDS encoding oligopeptide transporter, OPT family; protein product: MATDKNELSSNVAFKPYISAKEIIAEMTPRALLLGALFGILFGASSVYLALKVGLTVSASVPIAVLSITVLRLFGRATILENNIVQTTGSAGESIAAGVVFTLPALLILGLDLDVTRTSLIALTGGCLGVLLMIPLRRSLIVKEHGNLAYPEGTACAEVLVVGEKGGTDAKTVFLGFGVAFFYKLLMVGARLWNEAPSKVLGWYQNARISAEISPELLGVGYIIGPKVASHMVGGGMLAALVMIPTVKFFGAGWVNPLFPESVKLIADMSAGEIQDRYVRYIAAGAVATGGVISLLKSLPTIVNALKASVNDFRGIQDVGGQERTAKDMPIAYVGVGIVVLLVALVLLPQLEIDIISAALILVFGFLFVTVSSRITGQIGASSNPISGMTIATLLFTSLIFLILGRAGAEQRIVALTVGAIVCVAAANAGATSQDLKTGFLVGATPRNQQLGLLVGATTSALAIGLTLTFFNNSAVNLLPVYYPEFKIPAEQKIGEVWNDTIKPEDGKTYRTLSLPVEYGDGKGGKVAAGKYLVDDKGELHFFVNPGVGGETSQLIKPNAEVAAKTFVEGTDAGVKKIGPARGLDDKLYSLVTVTQANNPTEPLKVLVDDAGKPAYVIDGKITKYPAPKAALMGILVDGVLTQRLPWSLILIGVFISLTLEMIGVAALPVAVGMYLPISTSSTIFVGGAVRALVERVRRREGQGEQTMVEEETGRGVLFSSGLIAGGAIAGLAYASLAILKVSDSFAIGPKILGEHLAENNIIALVIFGLLAGLLFMVAKQNSNQSK